Within the Natrinema pellirubrum DSM 15624 genome, the region GACTCAACGTACTCCATCGATTCAACGCACATCGAGGCGATCCAGTACAACGATGCTGCCTCGTGGAACTACGATCCAACGGCCGAAGAGTACTACTACGGCTTCGGCTGTACGATCGTCTCAACCGGCGCAAAGATCCCGATCGCAGCGGAGTTCACACAGGCCAAACAAGCAGACCAAGAGACGGCGATGCGCGTCACCCGTGACGCGCTCGCCGTCGATACACCGATCTGGATGCTTGGAGACAGCGCCTACGACATTCTCGATTGGCACGACTACCTGCTGGCCGCAGGAGTCGTGCCAATCGCTCCATACAATCCGCGAAACACTGACGACCCGAAAGACATCGAGTACAGGGTCGAAGACCGAATCGAGAAACACAGCGAGGACGTTCAGCTGAAACAATCCATCTTGGACGAGACGTACAACAGCCGGACAGGAGTCGAGCGAACCAATGACGCAGTCAAGGACTGCGGCCTCGGGCACGTCCGCGCCCGAGGCCGCGTCCATGCACGAACAGAAGTGTTCCTTGCACTGTGTCTCCGGCTCGTCGTTGCAATCACCAACTACGAGCGAGGAAACGAACCGGGCTGTGAGAAGCTATGAGATGGATTCTATGACACGCTCTACCTAGAAGGATATCCGCTTTCTTAAGCACAGATGATGCATCCTCACTCTACGATGCTCTGGAGACAGTCACATCGGATCCTGTGACCAGTATACAGAACTCTTCAACCGAGAATCGAATCTCGAGATCAGTATCAGTCTGTGGACCCGTCGAGTCTACGAGTCGCTCGAGGGCTTCGGCGTCGATCATCCACTGTAGTTGGTACTCGTCTCGATCGAAGCCCTGTTCCTCGAGTGAAGTGATGATCTCGAGCAGAAGTGGCCGATCACTCATCGTCGACCATCTCACTGACGACGGCGATGATCTCCTGGGCGGTCGAACTGATCCGCCCAAGCCGGTCGAGAATCGTCTCCGGCTCGTCACCGTGCCACGCGGCAAGGTAGAACGCTGACCCACTGGTATCCAACTCGAAGTGCCGCCCAACGATATAGCCGACCGCTTCGGCTTCGAGTTCACGTTTCGATCGCTCAGCCTCGTCGTCGACGCCACTGTGTAACAGCGCATGCGCGTACTCGTGAACGAGCGTGACGGCGAGGTCAGCGTCGTTCTCGCGATCACGGACGGTGACGCGGGGCTGCTCTTGGGGGCGGTACTCACAGATTCCCTTGGCACTCCCATGCGACCAGTCCTGGGGTGGCACGACCTCTACGTCCACCTCGAGTAAGCTTGCTGCCTTGAGGAGTGCGGGAACCAACTCGTCAGCCTGTCCCTTTGCTTCGGTCTCGAGGTCGGGCAGTGGCTCGCCATCAGTCTGTGAGATATCGAAGACGGGTGCTGGCCGAAAGCCCACGAGTCCTTTTTCCCAGCTGTCCGGTGGGGTCTCGTCGTACTCACAGTCACTGCGCTCGTGGTACGACGGGGAGTTCCCACAGTCGGGACATTGCTTTGCAATGATCGGTGCCCAGATCCAGATCGCTGTTTCCCCTTCTTTGACGTGTCGGTCAAACTCGTTTTGCCACGTTCGATAGCCGGCAACGCGCGTTGCCTCTGGACACTGAAGTTTGATCAACAGCGTGTTTCGGTGGGAGTAGTCGTGGAAGCGGCTCTGAACGTCTAACCACTCTGTGAACTGCTCGCTCGAGACGGCGTCATCGACTTCGTCGACGAGGTCCTGGATCCATGCCTCGATCGTACTGTGCATCTCGTCGTGCCGGGTGTCCGAATCGTCGAACGTTTCCCGGGAGCTGCTGCTCGTAGCCATATTTGATCACTGCTTCTCGAGTCGGATCGGGTCGGATCGGATCGAATCGAACTGAACTCGAGAAGACCTCCGCCCCTCTGGGGGTCTCACAAAATACGCTGGACTCGAGCAGCTGGAGAGTTGTTAGTTGGTGACAGAGACAGATGAGTCGAGTCCAGCAGGGTGTCCGTTCTCCCACTCAACAGCTGAGACTGCATCTGGAAGAGCTGCAAGCCTGTGTGCGACGACATCAAGCGGATGTGAGTCAACAAACTGCGCCGATTGATGAGTGGCAGCCATTGAGCCATCGTTGACTTGCAAATGAACTGGCCCAAGGTCGTCATGCGTATCGTCCTGATGCCAGCCGACGAGTAGGTTTTGTTCTGGTTCGATCCAGTTGAACCAGTAGTACTCGTATGGGTCTCCGGTCTGCAGTTGAAAGCCGATCTCGATGCGAGCTACTGTTGCTGGATAGTTGCTGTCGCCAAGGTACTGTTGTGGGTTTACTTCGCCGACGACCCGATACGGGCCAGCTTCACGCGGTTCGGAACGTCGTCGACGAACATTGTCGAACTCGCGGCTGAGTCGATTCTGGATACGGTCGTGAAGCCGCTTACTCTGCAAGTTCTTCCGGTTAGCGAGAAAGACAACCATTAGACGAGTGCCGAGTGTGAGTCTGTTTTGGGTGAGGAGAGTTCAACCACATCACCATATAACTGCAATGCATGCTTCACGAGCCCAAGTTCCGTGTTGATCGACTCCCACGTCGCGATCACGTTGCGGCGTTCACGAAGCTCGTCAGCCGAGAGTTCGTCTGCAGCGAATTGCTCCCGAAACTCGTTGAGTGACTGGACGGCATACTCGTCTGCCAACTCTTCCTGCTCTTGTTTCAAATCTGTGAGTTGGCTCTCCAGTTCGTCGCGTGAATGCTTCTCGATTAGATTGGTGACCTCATCGAAGAGCATCCGAACGGGATTCAGATCATACGCTTTTGTTCCATTGACAGTCGTCTCTGTAACCCAGTCATCGCTCTGCAGTCGCTGGAGTTCATCGTCGGCTGTTGCGCGTGAAACATTCGCCCGGTCTGCAATTTCCTGCACTGGCGTAGGCTCCTCCAATAATTCTACGACGTACCGGATACGCTCACGGCCACTCATGTCTTCCCTCCATGACCTTGGATTTGATTCAGCCATCGTACTACCACTTGTACTATGCGACTCAAATAATTTTCTCTAGCTCAAATAATCAAACAGTAGCGATAGCAGTCTAGTACCTCGAGTTGGATTCCGCTCTGCTGATGTTCGGGCAAGTCTCGAGCGACTCGAAGAGTTAGGTGTCACAGTCTTTGACCCTCGAGAGTGTTGGGACGGTGCAGCCGCACTCAAGGAAGCGTATACGATGGCACTCCGCGATGCATATGCGCTTGCGACGGCCGACGCTGTCGATGGAACACTTCTCGTCGGGGCAGACGATGATTTCGATGACGTAGAAGATAACGTCGTGAGGTTCCGCGACGAGCCAGTCTAGTTTATCTTCAGGACTTCAGGGTTTCTGGTTACGCGAGTTCGACGCCCAGTTTCTCGAGAGCAGTTTCCAGCGACCCCTGAAACTGCCAGGAGGCTTGCTCGAACGCCTCGTCTGTCGGCCGGTCCCACCGCGGAAAGCCGGCGTGGTCGCTCACCTTGACGGTCCACTCGGCCGGTTCGTCGAATCGGTTCCGCGACGGCAATTCGACGATGTAGAGATACTCTTCGTCACCGTGAATGCCATTGGAAGGATTCTCAACGCCGTGACCGAGCAGGAACAGCGGTTGCTCGAGATGTGCCATGTTCGACGGGTCCAGCAAATCACCCGGCTGATCAGCGCGAATGCGTCGCTCACGCTCTTCGTCCACGTAGAGGCTCATACTCGAGAGCGTCTCGAGGAAGATGAACTGCGCGGCGGCGTAGCTGGGACCACGTTCTGTTCGTGTCTTCTTGAGCAACTGCTTGAGGTGGGCGAGGTCTTGGAGGACGCTTTCTGGATAACCGTCGGAATGCCGGTAGACCTGTGCGATGCGATTGGTTGATTGCTGTTCTGCTACAGACTCGTTTCGGTGGACGAATCGGAGTTGACTTCGGGTTGACATTGATCTCTTCTCTCCGGCGCGAGTGCGCCGGCACCCATCACCGGCGCAAAAACAACTCCTGCGGACAGGGTAGTCTGACGTCTGAGTACGGCTATGCCGCCTCTCCGTACCAAGTGGGATACGTCTACAGGTTCGCCCATGGTGTTGGACTCGCCCTGCTCAATAAGTTCTCTCCGTAGAGTGAGTCATCGAACTGTTCACACTGTCCATATTGAGATCTCCTGAATCGACAAGTACAGGTCAAGCAGATAGCAGAGAGACAATCAACAGCTACGATAACTACCATAAACTACGTGCCAAATAACGCACTATATTTCTACACCTACCTAATGTAATTTAAATACAGGACACAGCCGATACTTTTTCCCTTGTATTCGAAGATGCATAGGGTTAAAATAGAATCTGAATGAATATTTCGTCACGTAGTGATCCCATAGAGATCAGCACCTATTTCGCATTTAAATGCTTATTCTCCATATAGGTATGATCACTTCGGAACACTCTCCCACGATAGAGAATGTCGTCGCTTCAACTGGAGTGGATCGAGAACTCAACCTCGAGGCGGTCGCCGAAGACCTCGACGGAACGGACTACGACCAAGAGAGGTTCCCCGGGGCAGTTTACCGGACCCAGAACCCGAAATCCGCCGCACTGATCTTCCGGTCGGGCAAGATCGTCTGCACGGGTGCGAAAAGCACCGACGACGTCTACGAAAGTCTCAACATTGTATTCGATGAACTCCGTGGCCTAGGTATCGACGTTCCATCTAATCCAGAAATCACTATCCAAAATATCGTTTCGAGTGGCGACCTCGGATCTGCAGTCAATCTAAACGCCATCGCCATCGGCTTCGGTCTCGAAAACATCGAATACGAACCCGAGCAATTCCCGGGTCTGGTCTATCGCATGGACGACCCCAACGTGGTCACCCTTATCTTCGGTAGCGGCAAAGTCGTCGTCACAGGAGCAAAAGAACCGGCGGATGCTGGCCGCGCACTCGACGTTATCTCGTCACGTCTCGATGAACTCGGCCTGTTAGACTGACTGATCTCGATCCACTTCCGTTCGTCAGTTGCCGCAGTTGGTTAGATAACGACGCTTGGATTTGTACGTTGAGGAAGCCATAATTTGAGTGGTAGAAAATGGCAAAAGAAGTACCGTTAGACAGGTATTCCAGAGCTAGTTAAATATCAGTTCACTTCACTGGAGTACCACCGACAGGAAAACGCAGTTGCTGACTATGATAACTAAGTCTACGGACTGTACTGAGCGATTCATCATAGATCTACCAACATAATCTGAATCTGATAGAAGTATTAGCGTTAGATTCGTAGACCTACTTATCGGCCAATTCATCGTAGAGATAGCTGTAATCAATACCATGAGGAGACTTCTATGATACCCCTTGACTAAGGCTACTGCTGAATACGCCTACTGATCCATGCGATAACAAGGCGATCCTTACTCCGTCATTCGACTCAGTCAGCGCTATGGTGTGGCACGAGTCCGCAGTTCAGACAACCATTATGTTTTGTAGTTTGATAGTGCAATTCTCGACCACAATTCCTGCATTTGTAATGGGATTCTACCATCACGTATTGTCAATTCAGAAACGCAGATATGCTTTGCGTGAGTGGTGTTCACGAAGGTAGTAGTGCCGCTTCAGGCCTTAACTGCTAGAATCAATCGAGAGACTCCGTATCTGCTGAATCTAGCGATTCACGGCTGAAGCGGCAGTAGTTCCAGCGTGTCATAGAATGGCTCAAACCAGTGGGAGAGTTCTCTGCTGCCCGTCGAGAACAAGGTTTAGTCAGGTCGGCGCGTAACTTCCCTGTATGCCATTCAGCGTCAGTTGGCACACGCTTCTCGAGCATCTGGATGAGCTGCCGGCGGACGCGACACTGATCACACCATTGTCGCACTCTCGCATCCATATCACAGATATCCAGGAACACCGTGTTGTCGTCCAGTTTGACGAGTCGAACGAGAAGCGTCCACTCCAACGCGGGCAGTTTGAGACACTCTACCATCAGATACAGACCGCGCACGATGGGTTTAATCTAGACCGGCTCCCACCAGATGCTGATCCGTATCCAGCGGTGTTGAGCGTCCATCCCCGATTCGAGATCGACGAAGACGCGGGTGTGATCGCCGAGACAGACGGGCCGACGACGACCCAACTGGCCGACACAGCACACGAACCAGATACCGACGATGACCGCACCGAACCAGACGGACTGGATATCTACTCGGATGGCCTACTCCTAATCGATGCACTCGAGCGCCACGACGTAACTGACCTCCCTGACTTGGAGACGGCCACCCTCGTAAACCTCTACACGCTGCTGTCGGATGTCCAGCGTGACGCCAACGACTTTCGGCAGGAAGTCGCTGACGTACTTCTCTCACGGCTTCATCACGACCGGCCTGTTGCCGGTCAGTATGGCTCAGTCCAGCGCACGAGTCGCCGTAACCGCTCGCTCAAAGATGACGAAGACGTCCTCTCGATGCTCGAGGCGGAAGGGATCGACCGCGAGCGCGTCATGAGCGTTGATCGCCAGAAGGTCGACGAAGCACTCGAGGTGACGACACTCACTGAGTCCGATGTTTATGAGATCGATGAGAGCGAGTACGTTCGCAAGGCGGAGGTCGATAACGACGTCAAGGAGTCGCGTCTCCAGGGGTTGAAGGATCGACTTGCCACCAGCGAGGAGACAGAAGTCGAGGAACTGCAACAGGAAATCGAAGCACTCGAAGACCGTATCGATGACCTCACAAGCTTCCGGGCGGGGACAGAAGTACAACGATGACTGCTAACGGATTTTGTGGCATCACGTACAGAGCAAGGAGTTGGCAGGGTACCTCCCAGTCGTCATGCAATCTGCCAGCAGGCACGTCGAGTTAGTCATCCTTATCCTGTGAACGGAGTTCGTTGGCTCGCTTCTCGAGTTGGCGGAGGATCGGGACACGTTGTTGGTGTTGGTTTTCGTAGGCGATGCAGGCTCGCAGCGTCTTCA harbors:
- a CDS encoding HalOD1 output domain-containing protein; the encoded protein is MSDRPLLLEIITSLEEQGFDRDEYQLQWMIDAEALERLVDSTGPQTDTDLEIRFSVEEFCILVTGSDVTVSRAS
- a CDS encoding TATA-box-binding protein, with amino-acid sequence MITSEHSPTIENVVASTGVDRELNLEAVAEDLDGTDYDQERFPGAVYRTQNPKSAALIFRSGKIVCTGAKSTDDVYESLNIVFDELRGLGIDVPSNPEITIQNIVSSGDLGSAVNLNAIAIGFGLENIEYEPEQFPGLVYRMDDPNVVTLIFGSGKVVVTGAKEPADAGRALDVISSRLDELGLLD
- a CDS encoding winged helix-turn-helix domain-containing protein, giving the protein MSGRERIRYVVELLEEPTPVQEIADRANVSRATADDELQRLQSDDWVTETTVNGTKAYDLNPVRMLFDEVTNLIEKHSRDELESQLTDLKQEQEELADEYAVQSLNEFREQFAADELSADELRERRNVIATWESINTELGLVKHALQLYGDVVELSSPKTDSHSALV
- a CDS encoding ArdC-like ssDNA-binding domain-containing protein, giving the protein MATSSSSRETFDDSDTRHDEMHSTIEAWIQDLVDEVDDAVSSEQFTEWLDVQSRFHDYSHRNTLLIKLQCPEATRVAGYRTWQNEFDRHVKEGETAIWIWAPIIAKQCPDCGNSPSYHERSDCEYDETPPDSWEKGLVGFRPAPVFDISQTDGEPLPDLETEAKGQADELVPALLKAASLLEVDVEVVPPQDWSHGSAKGICEYRPQEQPRVTVRDRENDADLAVTLVHEYAHALLHSGVDDEAERSKRELEAEAVGYIVGRHFELDTSGSAFYLAAWHGDEPETILDRLGRISSTAQEIIAVVSEMVDDE